The DNA window TCTGGCGGCGCAGTCGATCCCCATCCCGACACCGCCGGTCTCGGTCATGCCGATGATGTCGTAGGTGACGATCCCCATCTCTTCCTCGATACGCTCTCTCATCTCGTCACTCCACACCTCTGCGCCGAAGATCCCCACCTTGAGGCTGTTGTCCCGCCAGTCGAACCCCTGCTCCCTTGCCACCTCCATGAGCCGCAGCGGATAGGAGGCGATGGCCGTGAGACAGGTTGTCCCGAGATCCGCGATAAACTGGAGCTGCAGGGCGGTCCTGCCGGCCCCGATGGGAACGATGAACGAACCTAAACGGCTGGCCCCGTAATGGAACCCGAACCCGCCGTTGAAAAGCCCGAAGGAGGGGGTGATCTGGACGACGTCCTCAGACCCGACACCGGCCGCGGCAAAGCACCTGGCCATGATCTCCCCCCACTGATCGACATCCTGCCGCGTATAAGGGTTGAGGATGGGGGTTCCGGTAGTCCCCGAACTCATGTGAAAGCGCGCAAACTCCCTTTTCGGGGCGCAGGTCAGGGCAAAGGGGTAGGCGTCGCGCAGGTCGTCCTTGGTCATGAAGGGCAGCTTCGCCACATCATCCACAGAACCGATCTCCTCCGGGTCCACCCTCCCGATCATCCCGTGATAGCCAGGGTTGTGATCACGTATCCGTGTCAGGGTCAACCGGAGTTTTTCCAGTTGAAGGTGGACAAGCTGCTCCCGGTCCATGCTCTCTTTTTCAGGCTGATACATCCCGGCTCCTAATTGGTAATAATTTGGGTTTTGGGTCTTGGGTTTCAAGGCACATGCCTGCGTTTATCCCCCGGACTATTTGCCTTTCTCCGTCTACCCTGAGCTTGTCGAAGGGTGAACTCTGTGGTGAACGCTCTTCAGGGTTTATTTGGCAGACGCCTGCGGTTCCCCCAAGTTCAGATCTTCTCCAGGTCATCTGCGGTTCCCAGGCCTTTCCGGAAGACCTCAAGGTTTTTTTCCACCGCCTTCGGGGGGCCGCTTTTCACGATGGCCTCCTCGATGGATGCCGCCTTGAGGGGAAAACCTTTCACCAACGCCACGGCCCCCCCAAGGAGAGCCAGGTTGACCGATCTCGCATTTCCGCAGTCACGGGCGATACCGTCGGCATCCACAAGGAACACTTTTTGTCCCTTCCCGGCGGGCAGCGGCGTTTCGGTACCGGCATCGTTGACGAGGATCGAGCCCTCTGCCGACAACAGGGGCCGTGCCAGGGATGTTTCGGCAGGGTGCAGGACCATGAGCAGATCGCCCGAGCCCATGCGAAACAGGGGGCCGTATACGTCTCCGATGCGCACGAAGCACTGGACCGACCCCCCGCGCATGGCCATTCCGTGGGTCTCGGTGGTCCTCACCCCCAGCCCCTGCCCAAGAGCGGCAAGCCCCATGACGCGGGAGAGGAAGATAACTCCCTGGCCTCCTCTGCCGGCCAGCACGATATCATAGGTCGTCAGCCGCCGGCTCACCTTTCGCCTCCCCCTTCACGTTCACCTTCCTTTACGACGATCGCCCCCCGGGGACACACGTGAACGCAGACCCCGCATCCCGGGCACAGTTCCTCCACGATGGTGAACTCCCCGTCGTCGGCCCTGATGGCCCGGCATCCGAAACGGTCCGTACAGATGCCGCAGGCGTTGCATACCTGCCGGTCGATGACGGGCACGGGCCCCTGGCGCTCCCTCAGGTTAAGGACGCAGGGGGAACGGCTGATGACCACGGCCATCTGGCCCTTCGAAGCAGCCAAAGCCGCCTCTTTGAGGGACCCCGTTAACGCTTCATAATCCAGGGAATCGGTGATCCACAGCTTCGTGACCCCGCACCCCCTCACCACATCTTCCAGGGGCACCTTGTTGCCGGGTGTTCCTGACAGGAGGACACCCGACCCTGGAGTAGGCTGACACCCGGTCATGGCGGTCGTACCGTTGTCCACGATCAGGAGCACGAAGGCCGCCCCCTGCTGAACGGCATTGACGAGGGCAGGGATACCGGCGTGGTAAAAGGTGGAATCGCCGATGACGGCCGCGATGGGCTGCCGGCTGCCGGGCGACTGCCGGTAAGCCCAGTAGAAACCGGCAGCCTGGGAGATCGAGGCCCCCATGCACAGGACCGTATCCACCACCCCGAGTTCGATGCCCAGGGTGTAGCAGCCGATGTCACCGGTATAGATGGCCCCTGGCATCGCCTTCTTCAGGGCCCAGAAAGAGGACCGGTGGGGGCACCCGGCGCATAGCGTGGGCGGGCTGGGTGACGTCGTCTCCCCTTCTCCTTCAGGAAACGGTTCCGCTTCCCGCACCTCTGCACTGTGAACCGTGCACTGTGAACCGTGAACCGTGAGAAAGCTGTTCAAAGCTTTCTCAACCACATCCGGTGTGATCTCCCCCTCCGAGGGGACCAGGCCGTCCAGCCTCCCGGAGACATCCAGGCGTTGCCGGACCAGCATCTCCATGAAAGGGGACGTTTCCTCGAGAACGAGGATCCGCCCGTACCTGCCAAGGGACTCGATGATCTGTCCTTCGGAAAGAGGCCACGGGCATCCGGCCACGAAAAGGGGCACCTCGTCAGCCATCCCCCTGTCGGTCAGAGCGTCCATGGCGTAGGCGGCGGCGACGCCCGAAGCGAGGATGGCAAAGTCGGCCGGGCCGTTCTCCCCGCGCCAGAAACCGTTCATTTTCGTGACAAGGGGGTCGGATCGCATCTGCCCGAGCTTGCGGTTGAGCTCCCTGTGGAGCGTAAAGCGGTGTTTTGGCGTCGCCGCCCACCGGTCCGTGTCCTTGATAAACAAGGGCTCCGGACCCTCGAACCGGCGTGTGACCGGCCCGACCGGGCCGCGGGAGTGACAGATCCTGAGTACCGGCCTCAGGATCACGGGAACCTGGTATTTTTCCGAGA is part of the bacterium genome and encodes:
- a CDS encoding phenylacetate--CoA ligase, encoding MYQPEKESMDREQLVHLQLEKLRLTLTRIRDHNPGYHGMIGRVDPEEIGSVDDVAKLPFMTKDDLRDAYPFALTCAPKREFARFHMSSGTTGTPILNPYTRQDVDQWGEIMARCFAAAGVGSEDVVQITPSFGLFNGGFGFHYGASRLGSFIVPIGAGRTALQLQFIADLGTTCLTAIASYPLRLMEVAREQGFDWRDNSLKVGIFGAEVWSDEMRERIEEEMGIVTYDIIGMTETGGVGMGIDCAARAGVHVWEDHYLVEITDPDTGTVLPDGETGEMVVTTLTREGLPLIRFRTRDITSVVSRDRCDCGRTHLRIARITGRNDDMIKVKGVNFYPQQIESLLLKEPGVGNDYLLVIDRVAGADHLEITVEVRNPGDTALADRLGRILKDFLAFGSDLKLVAIGSIERPPGKAVRVIDKR
- a CDS encoding thiamine pyrophosphate-dependent enzyme is translated as MAQGLYEAGCRVAAAYPGTPSTEILESLAAYEAGNLHTEWSVNEKIALEVAAAASYAGLRSAAVMKQVGLNVALDPLMSLAYTGVAGGMVVIVADDPGPHSSQTEQDTRLIAMAAGVPVLDPATGEQAREMVHQAYDISEKYQVPVILRPVLRICHSRGPVGPVTRRFEGPEPLFIKDTDRWAATPKHRFTLHRELNRKLGQMRSDPLVTKMNGFWRGENGPADFAILASGVAAAYAMDALTDRGMADEVPLFVAGCPWPLSEGQIIESLGRYGRILVLEETSPFMEMLVRQRLDVSGRLDGLVPSEGEITPDVVEKALNSFLTVHGSQCTVHSAEVREAEPFPEGEGETTSPSPPTLCAGCPHRSSFWALKKAMPGAIYTGDIGCYTLGIELGVVDTVLCMGASISQAAGFYWAYRQSPGSRQPIAAVIGDSTFYHAGIPALVNAVQQGAAFVLLIVDNGTTAMTGCQPTPGSGVLLSGTPGNKVPLEDVVRGCGVTKLWITDSLDYEALTGSLKEAALAASKGQMAVVISRSPCVLNLRERQGPVPVIDRQVCNACGICTDRFGCRAIRADDGEFTIVEELCPGCGVCVHVCPRGAIVVKEGEREGGGER
- a CDS encoding indolepyruvate oxidoreductase subunit beta, translating into MSRRLTTYDIVLAGRGGQGVIFLSRVMGLAALGQGLGVRTTETHGMAMRGGSVQCFVRIGDVYGPLFRMGSGDLLMVLHPAETSLARPLLSAEGSILVNDAGTETPLPAGKGQKVFLVDADGIARDCGNARSVNLALLGGAVALVKGFPLKAASIEEAIVKSGPPKAVEKNLEVFRKGLGTADDLEKI